The following proteins are co-located in the Fusobacterium sp. genome:
- the modA gene encoding molybdate ABC transporter substrate-binding protein, with translation MKKFFIVLITVVSIFLLTACGKAEKKEITVSAAASLNEVLSQIAENYQKENKEIIININFGASGALKKQIEGGAPVDFVFFASKKDLEDLKKQNLVSEKFFKDILQNTMVVAGRKKIDSLSEMLDHKVAIGDPDVVPAGRYAKEILENEGLWDRMQENFVLSKDVRSAMQYVDLYEVDYAMIYKTDSKVMKNAEIVYEVPSELHTPIIYSCGILKDKEREEVKDFYKFLTKKESVEIFEKFGFKIANE, from the coding sequence ATGAAAAAATTTTTTATAGTATTAATAACAGTAGTTTCAATTTTTTTATTGACAGCTTGTGGGAAAGCGGAGAAAAAGGAGATAACTGTAAGTGCAGCAGCGAGTTTGAATGAAGTATTATCTCAAATAGCAGAAAATTATCAAAAAGAAAATAAAGAAATAATAATAAATATAAACTTTGGAGCTTCTGGGGCTTTAAAAAAACAAATAGAAGGTGGAGCACCTGTGGATTTTGTATTTTTTGCCTCTAAAAAAGATTTAGAAGATTTAAAAAAACAAAATTTAGTATCAGAAAAATTTTTTAAAGATATTCTGCAAAATACAATGGTGGTAGCAGGAAGAAAAAAAATAGACAGCTTATCTGAAATGTTGGATCATAAGGTAGCAATAGGTGATCCTGATGTAGTTCCAGCAGGAAGATATGCAAAAGAGATATTAGAAAATGAAGGGTTATGGGATAGAATGCAGGAAAATTTTGTACTTTCCAAAGATGTAAGAAGTGCTATGCAGTATGTAGATCTTTATGAAGTTGATTATGCTATGATCTACAAGACAGATAGTAAAGTTATGAAAAATGCTGAAATAGTTTATGAAGTGCCAAGTGAACTTCATACTCCTATTATATATAGCTGTGGTATTCTAAAGGATAAAGAGAGAGAAGAGGTAAAAGATTTTTATAAATTCCTCACAAAAAAAGAATCAGTAGAGATCTTTGAAAAATTTGGATTTAAAATAGCAAATGAATAG